Part of the Salmo salar unplaced genomic scaffold, Ssal_v3.1, whole genome shotgun sequence genome, gacttgccaaaactatagtttgttaacaagaaatttgtggagtggttgaaaacaagttttacaacctaagtgtatgtaaacttccgacttcaagtgtgtgtgtgtagtaatacTGTAATGACTTTCTCTCTCAGGGGGATTTGCATTCCTTCCGTTCCTGTGGCTGGTGAATGTGGTGTGGTTTTTCAAAGAGGCCTTTGTAAAGCCAACATATACTGAACAACTCCAGATCAAAACATGTGAGTACACAGAGAAGGTTCTGTGAATTAATATAGCTAAAGATTCCTGTACAAATTATTAGTTGTCCAGGTTTGTTGTGGCTCATCCACATACTggataaataatacatttatgtTACAGGTTGTGTGTCTTATGAGATGTAGGCCTAATATCCATGATGAGATAAGATGATCCAGCGAAAACAAAGTTGGCTTTGTATTATTTTAACATTAGTGTAAGTATTAGTGAAAGTATGCAGTTTCTATGCAAAGATGACTACAATAAATTACATCTCTCTTTCAGATGTAAAGCGTTCAGGGCTGGGGTTGCTACTGTGGGTTGCAGTACTCACCACATGGATAACCATATTCCAACACTTCAGAGCAGAATGGGGTGAGGTGGGCGATTACCTCTCCTTCACCATTCCACTTGGCATTCCCTGAGACGGACAAGGCGGGAAACAAGAAAGCTTCCTACTGTATCAAACTTGACCATGACAGAATTAATAGACAAATCTAACAGTTTGAAATAGTTAAATGTGTAGTTGATCTCAATGGATAATCATAGTAATTTTTTCTGGGCTTTAATGAGTGGGAAGATGTCCTGTGAACACTGCACCTTTTCCCAAAATTGTGTCTAGTGTGTGGATGGCTCAACACGTTTGAGTAAATTTGGAAGGTTAAACAGGCGAATGGTATGTATGACAAAAATAAATGGCAAATTCATAAACTTTCTAAATTAAATGGAAGTGTATGCTTTTTTTATTTGCTGTAATAAGGTTTTGAGCTTATATGCTAGATCGTGGTCTAGTGTGCATTTCATTAGACATTTGGCTCCTATGGATAATATGAATGGTATGCGCATAGCTTTGGATAACAATATCCAATTGGCTTTGTGTTTAATAAGTCAGTAACACTGCTCACAATAACAACATACTTATTCCAGATAATGTATTCATAGTCTCCTTTGTACTCTCACAGTGTAAACAATTCCAACAGTGATGAGATATTAGCCAGTAAAGTACTTTATGATTGCAGCATTATGATTAAGTCCTTAAATGAGGTCCGCCTTAGGCCAATCTCTTATGAAAATCAATGCCTCTGTAGCAAATGTTACCACCCCCT contains:
- the LOC106577931 gene encoding gamma-secretase subunit PEN-2; this translates as MNLERLPNEEKLTLCRKYYLGGFAFLPFLWLVNVVWFFKEAFVKPTYTEQLQIKTYVKRSGLGLLLWVAVLTTWITIFQHFRAEWGEVGDYLSFTIPLGIP